One genomic region from Dehalobacter restrictus DSM 9455 encodes:
- a CDS encoding ABC transporter substrate-binding protein, with product MKKYLKICITVLLSLLLLISVTGCQPNTAKQQEKPKIINISYSTKPLNAPAIVALEKKMFEDEFAKDEIQVKWYELEGPATTEALAGKSIDFATSLNYVSAIISNANGNDIKILSSYSKFPKGIGLVAAKGGEIASVADLKGKKVALQKGTMLHEMLIKALAEAGMSANDVEIISMASADALNALLQKQVDAAVIPDPLLTKGIASQKITLIRNAEGLILGQAVIAARTEFIQKYPETTKRFLEIHQQILDWIQENQDEALRMTTDANGMELKAVTALYPKFDFTMPIDSQDIEKLKESAEFLKANGFIKSDVDPDELINHLVDTGYLPK from the coding sequence ATGAAGAAGTATCTTAAAATTTGTATTACTGTATTATTATCATTATTGCTGCTGATTTCGGTGACAGGCTGTCAGCCGAATACGGCCAAACAGCAGGAAAAACCAAAAATTATTAATATATCGTATTCGACGAAGCCTTTGAACGCCCCGGCAATTGTAGCACTGGAGAAAAAGATGTTTGAAGACGAATTTGCGAAGGATGAAATTCAGGTGAAGTGGTACGAATTGGAAGGTCCGGCAACAACGGAAGCCCTTGCTGGCAAATCAATTGATTTTGCCACATCACTGAATTATGTTTCGGCCATCATTTCGAATGCGAACGGCAACGATATTAAGATTCTTTCAAGCTATTCCAAGTTTCCGAAGGGGATCGGCCTGGTTGCAGCTAAAGGTGGCGAAATTGCATCCGTAGCGGATCTGAAGGGAAAAAAGGTCGCCCTGCAGAAGGGAACGATGCTGCATGAAATGCTGATCAAAGCGCTTGCCGAGGCAGGCATGTCTGCCAATGACGTAGAAATAATCAGCATGGCCTCAGCTGACGCGCTAAACGCGTTGCTGCAAAAACAAGTGGATGCTGCGGTCATCCCCGATCCGCTGCTGACCAAAGGGATTGCTTCCCAAAAAATCACCCTGATCCGGAATGCTGAAGGCCTTATCCTGGGTCAGGCTGTAATCGCCGCGCGAACAGAGTTTATTCAGAAGTACCCTGAAACAACAAAGCGTTTTCTGGAAATTCATCAGCAAATATTGGACTGGATCCAGGAAAATCAGGATGAGGCTTTGCGAATGACGACTGACGCCAATGGAATGGAGCTTAAAGCAGTAACTGCTTTATATCCGAAATTTGATTTTACAATGCCGATTGACAGTCAGGACATTGAAAAACTTAAAGAATCTGCTGAATTTCTCAAAGCGAATGGTTTTATCAAGTCCGATGTTGATCCCGACGAGCTGATCAATCATCTGGTTGATACCGGATATCTTCCCAAATAA
- a CDS encoding ABC transporter ATP-binding protein, with the protein MNKVLVEVRDVGKVFHSDWGSIEALKEVNFRCNQSEFVSIVGASGCGKTTLLRIIAGLEPPSSGEVLIDGENIDGPGYGRAVVFQEPRLFPWLTVEKNTALGIQGVEKQDEVEKIVASSLQLVGLTQFSKAYPYELSGGMAQRVSLARALTFKPKVFLMDEPFSALDAQTRARMQEEIIDLWQKTGKTVILVTHDIEEALTVSQKIMIMSPSPGTIKEVLEVPFAYPRNPDRLEFINMRKTILEAIR; encoded by the coding sequence ATGAATAAGGTTTTAGTCGAAGTCCGTGATGTCGGTAAGGTTTTCCACAGCGACTGGGGAAGTATTGAAGCCCTGAAAGAGGTCAATTTCCGGTGCAACCAATCAGAATTTGTCAGTATTGTCGGAGCCAGCGGGTGCGGCAAAACTACGTTACTCCGGATTATTGCAGGCTTGGAACCCCCGAGCAGCGGAGAAGTGCTGATTGATGGAGAAAACATTGACGGGCCCGGTTATGGGCGTGCCGTCGTATTTCAGGAACCGCGGCTCTTTCCGTGGCTGACCGTTGAAAAAAATACCGCGCTGGGTATCCAAGGAGTAGAGAAACAAGACGAAGTTGAGAAAATTGTCGCCAGCTCGCTTCAGTTAGTAGGGTTAACACAGTTCAGCAAAGCGTATCCTTACGAACTGTCCGGCGGAATGGCCCAAAGGGTGTCTTTGGCGCGAGCGCTTACTTTTAAACCGAAAGTATTCTTGATGGATGAGCCGTTTTCGGCCCTTGATGCCCAGACCAGGGCCAGAATGCAGGAAGAAATCATTGATCTTTGGCAGAAAACCGGAAAAACGGTTATCCTTGTCACCCATGATATCGAAGAAGCACTGACTGTCAGTCAAAAAATCATGATTATGTCGCCGTCTCCCGGTACGATCAAAGAGGTACTGGAAGTACCTTTTGCTTATCCAAGAAATCCTGATAGGTTAGAATTTATCAACATGAGGAAAACTATACTAGAGGCCATTCGCTAA
- a CDS encoding ABC transporter permease produces MQINQEKTEKRFDRHGNPHNRTKLLNILRGAVFPSAVIVVWELAARSSLVNTYILPPPSEILKTFLHMLATGIWEEHLLASLRRLVYGFFLTVVFAVPMGILVGKVRGFRHWVNPTLHFLQQIPPIAWIPIFMLLLGIDEASKVAVIVYASFFPVFLNTVQGVTSVDPKLIEVGHAYMLTPWEMVKKVYIPSAAMSIFVGLRLGLSNCWRALVGAELLGASSGIGYLIIEGRQLAQSDKIFVAMFTIGAAGMLIDFFLRKIENKLMPWKKMYQAGERK; encoded by the coding sequence ATGCAAATCAATCAGGAAAAAACGGAAAAAAGGTTTGACCGGCATGGAAATCCACATAACCGGACAAAGCTTCTGAATATACTCAGAGGGGCGGTTTTCCCATCAGCTGTGATTGTAGTTTGGGAATTAGCGGCACGCAGCAGTCTGGTTAATACCTACATCTTGCCTCCGCCAAGTGAGATTTTAAAAACATTTCTGCATATGCTTGCAACCGGGATTTGGGAAGAACATCTGCTGGCAAGTTTGCGGAGATTGGTGTACGGGTTCTTTTTGACGGTTGTTTTTGCAGTTCCGATGGGTATTCTGGTAGGCAAAGTCAGAGGGTTCAGGCATTGGGTGAATCCTACGCTGCATTTTTTGCAGCAGATCCCGCCAATCGCTTGGATCCCGATTTTTATGCTTCTGCTCGGGATTGATGAAGCCTCAAAAGTTGCAGTGATTGTGTATGCCTCATTTTTTCCGGTTTTCCTGAATACGGTGCAGGGCGTCACCAGTGTAGATCCGAAGCTGATTGAAGTTGGCCATGCCTATATGCTTACTCCGTGGGAAATGGTCAAAAAGGTGTATATTCCTTCGGCGGCTATGTCGATTTTTGTGGGTCTGAGGCTGGGGTTAAGTAATTGCTGGCGGGCATTGGTCGGAGCTGAACTGCTGGGTGCATCCTCAGGGATAGGCTATCTGATTATTGAAGGCAGGCAATTAGCTCAGTCCGATAAGATATTTGTCGCGATGTTTACCATCGGAGCTGCCGGGATGCTGATCGACTTTTTCCTCAGAAAGATTGAAAATAAACTGATGCCGTGGAAAAAGATGTATCAGGCAGGTGAGCGCAAATGA
- a CDS encoding NADH-dependent [FeFe] hydrogenase, group A6 — protein MVNLRINNKSVSALEGATILEAAKQNNIHIPNLCYLEGVHKFGSCRLCVVEVEGAKSLQPSCMVTVREGMVVKTNTEKVRKARKVLYELILSDHPKDCLNCERNQSCELQEMGNMLGVSEARFEGKRSAGCIDKSPSITRDMSKCILCRRCITVCNEIQQVGILNAQNRGFKTVVGPAMDLPINSVNCAYCGQCTVVCPVGALKETDAIQDVWQAINDPNKRVVVQVAPAIRAAIGEEFGLEPGTLVTGKLASALRELGFDDVFDTNFTADLTIMEEGTEFLTRVKNVLTGGQAALPMITSCSPGWIKYVEHAYPEELDHLSTCKSPHTMLGALAKSYYADKIEVDPKDMYVVSIMPCTAKKFEISRPEMQNNGVPNVDAVLTTRELAKMIKEAGIDFVNLEDSKFDNPLGLSSGAADIFGVTGGVMEAALRTVYEVVTGRELPFDKLHVTPIVGLEQIKTADVIIENPVEAYKFLDGVTVKVAVTSGLAGAKILLDQIAKGESPYHFIEVMGCPGGCISGGGQPRPTTPEIRQKRLQAIYKEDEGKQLRKSHENEDVMKLYAEFLKEPNGHKSHELLHTYYTQRGKFNEYLCKS, from the coding sequence ATGGTAAATTTAAGAATTAATAACAAAAGTGTTTCCGCTTTGGAGGGCGCGACTATCCTGGAAGCCGCGAAACAGAACAATATTCATATTCCCAACTTGTGCTATTTGGAAGGCGTTCATAAGTTTGGTTCCTGCAGACTGTGCGTTGTTGAAGTCGAAGGGGCCAAGAGCCTTCAGCCTTCCTGCATGGTTACGGTCAGAGAAGGAATGGTTGTTAAAACCAACACCGAAAAAGTCCGGAAGGCCCGAAAAGTCCTTTATGAACTGATTCTGTCCGACCATCCGAAAGACTGCCTAAACTGCGAACGCAATCAAAGCTGCGAGCTGCAGGAAATGGGTAATATGCTCGGCGTCAGTGAAGCCCGTTTTGAAGGAAAACGTTCAGCCGGCTGCATCGACAAATCCCCTTCCATTACCCGGGATATGTCCAAATGCATTCTTTGCCGCAGATGTATCACTGTCTGCAACGAAATTCAGCAGGTTGGCATTCTGAATGCACAAAACCGCGGATTTAAGACGGTTGTCGGTCCTGCTATGGATCTGCCGATCAATTCCGTAAACTGTGCTTACTGCGGACAGTGTACGGTGGTCTGCCCGGTAGGCGCGCTGAAGGAAACCGATGCGATCCAGGATGTCTGGCAGGCGATCAATGATCCCAATAAACGCGTTGTTGTTCAGGTTGCCCCTGCGATTAGGGCTGCAATCGGTGAAGAGTTCGGGCTGGAACCTGGGACACTCGTTACCGGTAAACTCGCTTCTGCTTTGAGAGAACTTGGCTTCGACGATGTGTTCGACACCAACTTTACGGCTGACCTGACCATTATGGAAGAAGGCACCGAATTCTTGACCAGGGTGAAAAATGTGCTGACCGGCGGCCAGGCTGCCCTGCCGATGATTACAAGCTGCAGCCCGGGCTGGATCAAATATGTTGAGCATGCCTATCCGGAAGAACTTGACCATCTCTCGACCTGTAAATCCCCGCATACCATGCTTGGGGCGCTGGCGAAGTCCTATTATGCCGACAAGATCGAAGTGGATCCGAAGGACATGTATGTTGTATCGATCATGCCCTGTACGGCCAAGAAGTTCGAAATTTCCAGACCGGAAATGCAGAACAATGGCGTACCGAATGTCGATGCCGTACTGACGACCAGAGAACTTGCCAAGATGATTAAGGAAGCCGGCATTGATTTTGTAAACCTCGAAGACAGCAAATTTGACAATCCGCTGGGTCTTTCCTCCGGTGCTGCCGATATCTTCGGTGTTACCGGCGGTGTTATGGAAGCTGCCCTGCGTACGGTTTACGAAGTGGTTACGGGACGGGAACTGCCGTTTGATAAGCTCCATGTTACTCCGATCGTTGGCCTGGAACAGATTAAGACAGCGGATGTGATCATCGAGAATCCTGTTGAGGCTTATAAGTTCCTCGATGGAGTTACGGTAAAAGTTGCTGTAACCAGTGGTCTGGCAGGAGCGAAGATCCTTCTGGACCAAATTGCCAAAGGTGAATCCCCCTATCACTTTATCGAAGTGATGGGATGCCCCGGCGGCTGCATCAGCGGCGGTGGACAGCCCAGACCGACCACACCGGAGATTCGTCAGAAACGTCTCCAGGCTATTTATAAGGAAGATGAAGGCAAACAGCTCAGGAAATCTCATGAGAATGAGGATGTCATGAAACTGTATGCCGAGTTCCTGAAAGAACCCAATGGCCATAAGTCGCATGAACTGCTGCACACGTATTATACGCAGCGCGGCAAGTTTAACGAATATCTCTGCAAGTCGTAA
- the nuoF gene encoding NADH-quinone oxidoreductase subunit NuoF encodes MKINRVADLDQIKKEYSEKLSKYNYQILVCGGAGCVSSNCGEVSAALVKYLEEYELQDKVAVSETGCMGTCAVGPVLLILPDETFYTDVNPEKMAEIVKSHIINGTVLEKYTFYDQTLGKHVPNIKDIDFFKDQVKIALRNCGQIEYASIDAYIAKDGYYAIAKAVGGMKQQDVVDEVKKSGIRGRGGAGFPTGIKWEAGMKSTSDQKFMVCNADEGDPGAFMDRSVIEGDPHSVIEGMMLGGYAIGASMGYVYIRAEYPIAVERLGAAIEEARECGLLGAKLFGSDFEFNLEIRIGAGAFVCGEETSLMASIEGKRGEPKQKPPFPFERGLFGKPTIINNVETLACIPPIILKGSHWYSQFGTEKSKGTKVFALAGDIVNTGIVEVPMGMSLGNILFNIGGGIPGGKNFKAAQAGGPSGGCITKEYLNTPMDYENISKIGAIMGSGGLVVMNEDTCMVDTARYFMDFIQDESCGKCVPCRVGTKRMLEILERITKGEGQEGDIELLEELGAQIKETAMCGLGQTAPNPVLSTIRYFRDEYEEHIKNKYCRAGVCSDLFLSPCENACPASVNVPGYMGLISAGRYIDAYNLIRQENPFPAICGRICTHPCESKCRRAQLDEAISISDLKRFVADYAFKHEEESTKDIVFPKNGKSVGIIGAGPSGLTCGYYLARLGYEVDVYEAAPVAGGLLAFGIPEYRLPKDVLKHEIKLIEQVGVKIHLNTEVGNDVSFAGLRKKHHSIYIATGTQLSNKINIPGEDLEGVVHGLNFLRNVNLGQDVKIGETVAIIGGGNTAIDAARTALRLGAKKVNVLYRRTIQDMPADAREICDMIEEGIEIIPLVAPTRFIGKDKIEAIECVRMKVSGFDSAGRRKPKIEEGSNFTLKVDMVIPAVSQSSDLPFVGMDDVELTDWGTFITDKDTLMTTMDGVFAGGDVARGSDVAITAIADGKKAASSIDLYLGGKGVLNKGEKIEIPAPADQDELVEHARFPMEVLDPEKRKDCFCEVAQGYHKLNAIAESMRCLRCDRR; translated from the coding sequence ATGAAAATCAATCGTGTTGCTGATTTGGATCAAATTAAAAAGGAATACAGTGAAAAACTGTCCAAGTATAATTATCAAATCCTTGTATGCGGAGGCGCAGGTTGTGTATCCTCCAACTGCGGTGAAGTATCCGCTGCGCTTGTGAAATATCTGGAAGAATACGAGCTTCAGGACAAGGTTGCAGTTAGTGAGACAGGCTGTATGGGAACTTGTGCTGTCGGTCCTGTCCTTCTTATTCTGCCTGATGAGACTTTTTATACGGATGTTAATCCCGAAAAAATGGCCGAGATCGTAAAATCCCACATTATCAACGGTACGGTGCTGGAAAAGTATACATTCTACGATCAGACGCTTGGCAAACACGTTCCAAATATTAAGGATATTGATTTTTTCAAAGACCAGGTCAAAATTGCGCTCAGAAATTGCGGACAGATCGAATACGCTTCGATTGACGCTTATATAGCCAAAGACGGTTATTATGCGATTGCCAAAGCTGTGGGTGGCATGAAGCAGCAGGATGTTGTCGATGAAGTTAAAAAGTCCGGCATCAGAGGCCGCGGCGGTGCCGGGTTCCCTACAGGCATCAAATGGGAAGCTGGAATGAAATCAACGAGCGATCAGAAATTCATGGTCTGCAATGCTGACGAAGGAGACCCTGGTGCGTTCATGGACAGAAGCGTCATCGAAGGTGACCCGCACAGTGTCATTGAAGGGATGATGCTCGGTGGTTATGCGATTGGTGCAAGCATGGGCTATGTCTATATCCGGGCGGAGTATCCGATTGCCGTTGAACGTCTGGGTGCCGCGATTGAAGAAGCCCGCGAATGCGGCCTGCTCGGAGCGAAACTGTTTGGTTCGGATTTTGAGTTCAACCTGGAAATCCGGATTGGCGCAGGCGCTTTTGTCTGCGGTGAAGAAACATCCTTGATGGCTTCGATCGAAGGCAAACGCGGAGAACCCAAACAAAAACCACCGTTCCCGTTCGAACGCGGCTTGTTTGGCAAACCGACCATTATCAACAACGTAGAAACCCTTGCCTGCATTCCTCCGATTATTCTGAAGGGTTCGCACTGGTATTCGCAGTTTGGCACTGAAAAGAGCAAAGGCACCAAGGTCTTCGCACTGGCCGGAGATATCGTCAATACCGGTATCGTCGAAGTCCCGATGGGCATGAGCCTCGGCAATATTTTGTTCAATATTGGCGGGGGCATTCCCGGAGGTAAAAACTTCAAGGCTGCCCAGGCCGGCGGCCCTTCAGGCGGCTGTATCACGAAGGAATATCTGAATACGCCGATGGATTATGAAAATATCAGCAAAATCGGTGCCATTATGGGATCCGGCGGACTGGTCGTCATGAATGAGGATACCTGTATGGTCGATACCGCCAGGTACTTCATGGATTTCATCCAGGATGAGTCCTGCGGAAAATGCGTTCCTTGCCGTGTGGGAACCAAGAGAATGCTCGAGATCCTGGAACGCATTACCAAGGGAGAAGGCCAGGAAGGCGATATCGAACTTCTCGAAGAGCTCGGCGCTCAGATCAAAGAAACCGCCATGTGCGGTTTGGGTCAGACGGCTCCCAATCCGGTCTTAAGCACCATCCGGTATTTCCGTGACGAATACGAAGAGCATATCAAGAACAAATACTGCCGCGCCGGCGTATGTTCGGATTTGTTCCTTTCGCCGTGTGAGAATGCCTGCCCGGCAAGCGTCAATGTACCCGGATATATGGGCTTGATCTCGGCAGGAAGATATATCGATGCTTACAACCTTATCAGACAGGAAAATCCGTTTCCGGCTATTTGCGGAAGAATTTGCACGCACCCGTGCGAAAGCAAATGCCGCAGGGCGCAGCTGGACGAAGCGATCTCGATTTCCGATCTGAAACGGTTCGTGGCGGATTATGCGTTCAAGCATGAAGAAGAATCCACGAAAGACATTGTCTTCCCGAAAAACGGCAAGAGCGTCGGCATTATCGGCGCAGGTCCTTCAGGCTTGACTTGCGGCTATTACCTGGCAAGACTTGGCTATGAGGTCGATGTTTATGAAGCAGCGCCTGTGGCCGGAGGCCTACTTGCATTTGGTATTCCGGAATACAGGCTGCCCAAAGACGTGCTCAAGCATGAAATCAAACTGATTGAGCAAGTCGGCGTCAAGATCCATCTGAATACCGAAGTAGGCAATGACGTCAGCTTCGCCGGGCTGCGCAAAAAACATCATTCCATTTATATTGCAACAGGAACCCAGCTGTCCAACAAGATCAATATCCCAGGCGAAGACCTCGAGGGGGTTGTTCACGGCTTGAATTTCCTGCGCAATGTGAACCTCGGACAGGATGTGAAGATCGGTGAAACCGTAGCGATTATCGGCGGCGGCAATACTGCGATTGATGCAGCCAGAACGGCTTTAAGGTTAGGCGCTAAGAAAGTCAATGTTTTGTATAGAAGAACTATTCAAGATATGCCTGCTGATGCCAGAGAAATCTGCGATATGATTGAAGAAGGCATTGAAATTATTCCGCTGGTTGCCCCGACCCGTTTTATTGGCAAAGACAAAATCGAAGCAATTGAATGCGTCAGAATGAAGGTGAGCGGCTTTGATTCTGCCGGCAGAAGAAAACCAAAAATTGAAGAAGGGTCCAATTTCACCCTGAAGGTCGATATGGTCATCCCGGCGGTCAGCCAGTCTTCGGATCTGCCGTTTGTCGGAATGGATGATGTTGAATTAACAGACTGGGGAACTTTTATTACGGATAAAGATACCTTGATGACCACGATGGATGGCGTATTTGCCGGCGGTGACGTTGCCAGAGGTTCCGATGTCGCGATCACGGCAATTGCGGACGGTAAGAAGGCGGCATCTTCCATTGACCTCTACCTGGGCGGCAAAGGCGTGCTGAATAAAGGCGAAAAGATCGAAATTCCTGCGCCGGCAGATCAGGACGAACTCGTTGAGCATGCCAGATTCCCAATGGAAGTTCTTGACCCTGAAAAGAGAAAAGACTGCTTCTGCGAGGTGGCTCAAGGGTACCACAAGCTCAATGCAATTGCAGAATCTATGCGCTGTTTACGCTGTGACAGGAGGTAG
- the nuoE gene encoding NADH-quinone oxidoreductase subunit NuoE → MSNKVENCQCCCSEETDQQKLDMIAEVIEKYKNREGSLIQVLHMAQNIYGYLPLKIQRFIAESMNMPLSEVSGVVTFYSFFSTQPRGKHIIRVCLGTACYVRGGKKIIDRLEQILDIEVGGTTKDRLFTFEVARCIGACGLAPAMMIDDVVYKQVNPDKLDSILNKYRN, encoded by the coding sequence ATGAGCAACAAAGTTGAGAATTGTCAATGTTGCTGTAGCGAAGAAACTGACCAACAAAAATTGGACATGATTGCTGAAGTAATAGAAAAATACAAGAATAGAGAAGGAAGCCTGATTCAAGTTCTTCATATGGCTCAGAATATTTATGGATATTTGCCTCTGAAAATCCAGAGATTTATTGCAGAAAGCATGAACATGCCTTTGTCGGAGGTATCGGGCGTTGTTACTTTTTACTCTTTCTTTTCGACGCAGCCCAGAGGAAAGCACATTATCCGTGTTTGCCTTGGTACGGCTTGCTACGTAAGGGGTGGCAAGAAAATTATCGACCGTCTGGAACAGATCCTGGACATAGAAGTTGGCGGAACAACGAAAGACAGGCTCTTCACTTTTGAGGTAGCCCGTTGTATCGGTGCCTGTGGACTGGCTCCGGCGATGATGATCGACGATGTCGTGTATAAGCAGGTTAACCCGGATAAGCTTGATAGTATCCTGAATAAATATAGAAATTAG
- a CDS encoding glutamate-5-semialdehyde dehydrogenase → MDFAEDLIMIGQRAKNAARKLAFTGTETKNKALLAMAQALLDNQDAILEANVLDITAAEEKGLKKSLINRLRLTSAGIADISNAIKEVVGLPDPVGGGELWKRPNGLVIQKTMVPLGVVAMIYEARPNVTVDAAALCLKSGNACILRGGSEAIESNKVLARVISEAAEQNGIPEGAIQLIPKTDRAYALQLMRMNKYIDVIIPRGGAGLIRTVVENSTVPVIETGTGVCHAYVDLDADYEKAVSVVFNAKTQKPGVCNALETLLVHEAVAEEYLPMIGKKFKAYGVEIRGCDRVRKILDYAVPATEEDWSTEYLDLIISVKVVNSIDEALDHIYTYSTKHSETIITENYTASQRFLNEIDAAAVYVNASTRFTDGGRFGFGAEIGISTQKLHARGPMALPELTTIKYIVYGNGHIVE, encoded by the coding sequence ATGGATTTTGCTGAAGATCTTATCATGATTGGCCAACGGGCCAAAAATGCGGCACGCAAATTAGCTTTTACGGGTACGGAGACAAAAAATAAAGCACTGTTGGCAATGGCCCAGGCACTTCTTGATAATCAGGACGCAATTCTGGAAGCCAATGTGCTGGATATTACGGCAGCGGAGGAAAAGGGCCTCAAGAAAAGCTTAATCAACCGTCTCCGCCTTACCAGCGCCGGAATTGCGGATATCAGCAATGCGATCAAGGAAGTGGTCGGGCTGCCCGACCCTGTCGGCGGCGGAGAACTGTGGAAAAGGCCAAACGGTCTGGTTATTCAGAAGACGATGGTTCCGCTCGGTGTTGTGGCGATGATTTATGAAGCCCGGCCGAATGTGACGGTAGACGCAGCGGCACTGTGTTTAAAATCCGGCAATGCCTGCATCTTACGCGGAGGCTCGGAAGCGATTGAAAGCAATAAAGTACTGGCCAGGGTGATCTCTGAAGCCGCTGAACAGAATGGAATTCCGGAAGGTGCGATTCAGCTTATACCGAAGACGGATAGAGCGTATGCCCTACAGCTGATGCGCATGAATAAATATATCGATGTGATCATTCCGCGGGGCGGGGCGGGACTGATCCGGACAGTGGTTGAAAATTCCACCGTTCCGGTGATTGAGACCGGTACAGGGGTCTGTCATGCCTATGTTGATCTCGATGCTGATTATGAAAAGGCAGTATCGGTAGTCTTTAACGCCAAAACCCAAAAACCCGGCGTCTGCAATGCGCTGGAAACCTTGCTCGTTCATGAGGCGGTGGCGGAAGAGTACCTGCCGATGATTGGAAAAAAATTTAAAGCGTACGGTGTTGAGATCCGCGGCTGTGATAGAGTCAGAAAGATTTTGGATTATGCTGTTCCGGCAACGGAAGAAGATTGGTCGACGGAGTACCTTGATTTGATTATCAGCGTTAAGGTTGTCAACAGTATTGACGAAGCGCTGGATCATATTTATACGTATAGCACGAAGCATTCTGAGACGATCATTACCGAAAACTACACGGCCTCTCAGCGTTTTTTAAATGAAATCGATGCGGCTGCGGTTTATGTCAATGCTTCAACGCGTTTTACCGATGGCGGAAGGTTCGGTTTTGGCGCTGAAATTGGCATTAGCACGCAAAAGCTGCATGCCCGCGGTCCGATGGCTTTGCCGGAACTGACGACCATCAAATATATTGTTTATGGAAACGGCCATATTGTGGAATAG
- the proB gene encoding glutamate 5-kinase: MNTLKRAVLKIGSNSLSLAEGGIDETVIDQLAGVIAELKKQGTDCILVTSGAVAAGMAKMKLKERPKDIVGKQATAAVGQGILIERYSYYFEKYGMSCAQVLLSRIDLVEAEHYRNAKNTLEKLLNFGVVPIINENDTVVFEELCFGDNDRLSALVAGMINADLLVLLTDVDGLFTANPVNNREAVLIPKVENVAEVKNLADGTGSAVGTGGMVTKLKAAEMATRFGTPTFLMNASRIAQIKDIVEGNYPLGTYFPPLKHKLNGKKRWMAYAALSMGTVIIDAGAEKALLHDGKSLLASGVTGIEGFWERKDLIKIVNNRGEEIARGITEFSSEETEKVKGFHSEEIRRLIPEIKAEELVHRDNLTITQEY, encoded by the coding sequence ATGAATACCCTGAAAAGGGCGGTTTTAAAAATAGGCAGCAACAGCTTAAGCCTCGCGGAAGGCGGCATTGATGAAACGGTCATCGATCAACTGGCCGGGGTCATTGCTGAACTGAAAAAGCAGGGAACAGACTGCATCCTGGTTACCTCCGGCGCTGTTGCTGCCGGGATGGCCAAGATGAAGCTGAAGGAACGTCCGAAGGATATTGTCGGCAAGCAGGCCACGGCGGCTGTTGGGCAGGGAATATTGATTGAAAGGTATTCGTACTATTTTGAGAAATATGGCATGAGCTGTGCCCAGGTCCTTCTTTCCCGGATCGACTTGGTTGAAGCCGAACATTACCGGAATGCCAAGAATACCTTGGAAAAACTGCTGAACTTCGGAGTTGTTCCGATCATCAATGAAAATGATACCGTGGTCTTCGAAGAATTATGCTTCGGGGATAATGACAGGTTATCCGCGCTGGTGGCGGGAATGATCAACGCAGATCTATTGGTCCTTCTTACGGACGTCGACGGTTTGTTTACAGCCAATCCAGTGAATAACCGGGAGGCTGTACTGATTCCGAAAGTAGAGAATGTGGCAGAGGTAAAAAATCTGGCCGACGGCACAGGGTCTGCGGTTGGGACCGGAGGCATGGTCACCAAATTAAAGGCTGCTGAAATGGCAACACGGTTCGGGACGCCGACCTTTCTGATGAATGCGTCAAGAATTGCCCAGATCAAAGACATTGTCGAAGGAAACTATCCCTTAGGGACCTATTTTCCGCCGTTGAAGCATAAGCTTAATGGAAAAAAACGCTGGATGGCTTATGCAGCATTATCGATGGGCACGGTTATCATTGACGCTGGTGCCGAAAAGGCCCTGCTTCATGACGGCAAGAGCCTGCTCGCTTCCGGAGTAACCGGGATCGAAGGATTTTGGGAGCGCAAAGATCTGATTAAAATTGTGAATAACCGCGGAGAAGAAATTGCCCGTGGTATTACCGAATTCAGCAGTGAAGAAACTGAAAAAGTCAAAGGATTCCACTCCGAGGAGATACGCAGGCTGATTCCGGAAATTAAAGCAGAGGAACTGGTTCACAGGGATAACCTGACGATTACGCAGGAATACTGA